The Vicia villosa cultivar HV-30 ecotype Madison, WI linkage group LG1, Vvil1.0, whole genome shotgun sequence genome includes a region encoding these proteins:
- the LOC131625309 gene encoding high affinity sulfate transporter 2-like — MSQVFSDGVVARVTEEINSNPSSHRHAENIIPHRHKVASPPRQTLFQEFKHNFNETFFSDDPFGKFKNQKGSRRFILGLESIFPIFDWGRGYNLKSFKGDLIAGLTIASLCIPQDIAYAKLANLDPQYGLYTSFVAPLVYAFMGSSRDIAIGPVAVVSLLLGTLLTDEIPNYKSHDYLRLAFTATFFAGITQMALGLLRLGFLIDFLSHAAIVGFMGGAAVTIALQQLKGLLGVKDFTKKTDIISVMRSVFKAAHHGWNWETILIGVTFLAFLLTTKYIAKKKKNLFWVAAISPMICVIVSTFCVYITRADKKGVAIVKHIKKGVNPASAHEIFFSGHYLTAGIRIGLISGMVALTEAVAIGRTFAAMKDYSLDGNREMVALGTMNVIGSLTSCYVATGSFSRSAVNYMAGCKTAVSNIVMSIVLLLTLLVITPLFKYTPNAVLASIIIAAVMSLIDIQAVILLWKIDKFDFLACMGAFFGVIFKSVEIGLLIAVAISFAKILLQVTRPRTAVLGKLPGTTVYRNVLQYPKAAQIPGMLIVRVDSAIYFSNSNYIKDRILKWLTDEEALRTASEFASIQYLIVEMSPVTDIDTSGIHAFEDLLKSLKKKDVQLLVANPGPIVIEKLHASELSGLIGEDKIFLTVGDAVATFGPKGVGS, encoded by the exons ATGAGTCAAGTTTTTAGTGATGGAGTTGTGGCAAGAGTCACTGAGGAGATAAATAGCAATCCTTCTTCACATAGACATGCTGAAAATATTATTCCTCATAGGCACAAAGTTGCATCTCCTCCTAGGCAAACACTTTTCCAAGAGTTCAAGCATAATTTCAATGAAACATTCTTCTCTGATGACCCTTTTGGCAAGTTTAAGAATCAAAAAGGATCAAGAAGGTTTATTCTTGGACTCGAGTCTATTTTCCCGATTTTCGATTGGGGAAGAGGCTACAATTTGAAGAGTTTCAAGGGTGATTTGATTGCTGGACTCACCATTGCAAGTCTTTGCATTCCTCAG GATATTGCATATGCAAAGCTTGCAAATTTGGATCCACAGTATGGACTAT ATACAAGTTTTGTTGCTCCACTTGTGTATGCTTTCATGGGAAGTTCAAGAGATATTGCTATAGGACCAGTAGCTGTGGTGTCTCTCCTGCTTGGCACCTTGCTAACAGATGAAATCCCTAACTACAAAAGTCATGACTATCTTCGTCTTGCGTTTACCGCGACTTTCTTTGCAGGAATCACTCAAATGGCACTTGGACTTTTAAG GCTCGGTTTCTTGATTGATTTCCTATCTCATGCTGCCATTGTTGGATTCATGGGGGGAGCGGCCGTTACTATTGCGCTCCAACAACTTAAAGGTCTTCTTGGCGTCAAAGACTTCACTAAGAAAACCGATATTATTTCTGTCATGAGATCAGTTTTTAAGGCAGCCCACCACGGC TGGAATTGGGAAACAATATTGATTGGAGTAACATTCTTGGCTTTCCTTCTTACAACAAAGTATATT gctaagaagaaaaagaatctcTTTTGGGTGGCTGCAATATCTCCTATGATATGTGTTATTGTTTCTACTTTTTGTGTTTACATTACAAGGGCTGACAAGAAAGGAGTAGCAATT GTGAAACATATTAAAAAGGGTGTGAATCCAGCATCTGCTCATGAAATATTTTTCAGTGGACATTATCTTACTGCTGGTATTAGGATTGGTCTGATTTCTGGTATGGTCGCACTCACG GAAGCTGTGGCCATTGGAAGAACATTTGCTGCTATGAAAGACTATTCGTTGGACGGTAACCGAGAAATGGTGGCACTAGGAACAATGAATGTTATTGGTTCATTAACATCTTGTTATGTAGCTACAG GATCATTTTCGCGTTCGGCTGTGAACTATATGGCTGGTTGTAAAACTGCTGTATCAAACATTGTTATGTCCATAGTTTTGTTGTTAACCCTATTGGTGATTACACCGCTATTCAAGTATACTCCAAACGCAGTGCTTGCATCGATTATCATAGCTGCTGTGATGAGCCTTATCGATATTCAGGCAGTTATTCTTCTTTGGAAGATTGACAAATTCGACTTTCTAGCTTGTATGGGAGCCTTCTTTGGTGTCATCTTCAAAAGTGTTGAAATTGGCCTTCTAATCGCG GTGGCGATATCTTTTGCCAAAATTCTCTTACAAGTAACGAGGCCAAGGACCGCGGTACTTGGGAAGCTTCCGGGGACAACTGTTTATCGTAACGTCCTGCAATATCCAAAAGCAGCTCAGATTCCCGGTATGCTCATCGTCAGGGTTGATTCTGCAATCTACTTCTCAAATTCCAACTACATCAAGGACAG AATATTGAAGTGGTTGACTGATGAAGAGGCTCTAAGGACAGCGAGCGAATTTGCCAGTATACAGTATCTCATTGTTGAAATGTCGC CTGTTACTGATATCGACACGAGTGGCATTCATGCCTTCGAAGATTTACTCAAGAGCCTCAAGAAAAAAGATGTCCAG CTTCTTGTGGCGAATCCGGGGCCGATTGTAATTGAGAAGCTTCATGCGTCGGAGTTATCAGGCTTAATCGGAGAAGATAAGATATTTCTAACAGTAGGTGATGCTGTTGCAACTTTTGGTCCAAAGGGTGTAGGTTCTTGA